Proteins from a genomic interval of Yarrowia lipolytica chromosome 1E, complete sequence:
- a CDS encoding uncharacterized protein (Truncated form of YALI0E10505g, no similarity), translated as MMPSHFDINEVVACDTHEPCLGYDILSPVPFVVNPMYSPQEEEDDCDEFPDIPQSLDHITQQQQQQQQPQLAVPQRSFSDVLNGPQYDFSLFPPDQSFPDVNSSAPYVEPRRVSLPARNQTGNISKPNVATNIANTDYSVFVQQLMAGSNTMNNNMNYIPTTVIKEEQHAFGNYSFDFTQGQMQTQLQPQ; from the coding sequence ATGATGCCCTCTCATTTTGATATCAATGAGGTGGTGGCCTGTGATACTCACGAGCCGTGTCTGGGGTACGACATTCTGTCGCCAGTACCATTTGTGGTCAACCCAATGTACTCCCCtcaagaggaagaagatgacTGTGATGAATTTCCAGACATACCCCAATCCCTAGACCATATcacacagcagcagcaacagcagcaacaaccacaatTAGCAGTGCCACAACGCTCGTTCAGCGACGTGTTGAACGGCCCACAGTATGATTTTTCGCTCTTCCCGCCAGACCAAAGCTTCCCCGATGTCAactcttctgctccttATGTTGAGCCCCGAAGAGTGTCTCTTCCAGCGCGCAACCAGACGGGAAACATCAGCAAGCCCAACGTGGCCACCAACATTGCCAATACCGACTATTCTGTGTTTGTTCAGCAACTGATGGCTGGTTCCAACACCATGAACAACAACATGAACTACATCCCTACCACCgtgatcaaggaggaacAGCACGCGTTCGGCAACTATTCGTTCGACTTCACCCAGGGCCAAATGCAGACACAGTTGCAACCGCAGTAG
- a CDS encoding uncharacterized protein (Compare to YALI0E10527g, no similarity possibly noncoding), with the protein MASQRTIDPSHLLVFSHSAATRSTSPPSSKLRSDCPMIYLSDCRSAVSHTHSQLFHPVPGAFFLQLPTDETVFLADALHGSASGARVTMTGSSHVNGARTLDLVSDECKVQHVQESMYCGRPLHSPHSTQNRTSINMQGRAIISSRNKQSIRRSHCLQTRVVVSRYKAQVRYNVNIKKGKSTEWIIFRMPRFGP; encoded by the coding sequence ATGGCCTCCCAAAGGACCATTGACCCGAGCCATCTGCTCGTATTCTCACACTCGGCTGCAACCAGATCAACATCGCCACCAAGTAGTAAACTTCGATCCGACTGCCCCATGATCTATTTGTCAGACTGTCGCAGCGCCGTGTCGCACACCCACAGCCAGCTGTTTCACCCTGTCCCCGGCGCTTTCTTTTTGCAGTTGCCAACAGATGAAACCGTCTTTTTGGCGGACGCACTCCATGGTTCGGCAAGCGGCGCCAGAGTGACTATGACAGGCAGCTCTCATGTAAACGGTGCACGCACGTTAGACCTTGTCTCAGATGAGTGCAaagtacagcatgtacaagagagtatgtactgcgGTCGCCCTCTCCACAGCCCTCATTCCACACAGAATCGAACCTCCATCAACATGCAAGGGCGTGCTATTATTAGCAGCAGAAACAAACAATCGATTCGACGCAGCCATTGTCTACAGACACGGGTGGTGGTTTCACGATACAAGGCACAAGTGAGATATAATGTCAATATTAAGAAAGGTAAAAGTACAGAGTGGATTATATTTAGAATGCCTCGATTCGGTCCCTAA
- a CDS encoding uncharacterized protein (Compare to YALI0E10439g, weakly similar to uniprot|P40079 Saccharomyces cerevisiae YER127w LCP5 NGG1P interacting protein, similar to Saccharomyces cerevisiae LCP5 (YER127W); ancestral locus Anc_8.138) yields the protein MTKLFFSGRRKNVQTGISSQIKTTQMEALLKEITTATDNSATKLKEEQQAYNALDDDVKAQIQRDSLSLLGLKNHTMLAYLHHLAVVTLAQVQRVEKEQKDDALEKGRQAAIQGTVKNRVVLEKGIKGLESKVNYQIDKMLKAYTQDKERKAEREKQRAEKALLGEEKDDDDEGDKDDRDDDDESESEDDNLAFKPNVSNLTRDKNARPVRDSRGKKSEQDDDRESASNTIYRPPKISAVAPESKSMRKSKKKNATMEEYLKYSSSAPMVEQSIGSGILEHGRGGEKTDRDRKREEEVQRYEEDNFVRLPGANKKERSKLKKARAGAFFGEDWGVGGDIGEATKRKRGGSSMWEKSKKRR from the coding sequence ATGACGAAGCTATTTTTTTCCGGGCGCAGAAAAAATGTTCAGACGGGAATTTCATCTCAGATCAAGACAACACAAATGGAGGCTTTGTTGAAGGAGATCACGACGGCTACGGACAACTCGGCtaccaagctcaaggaggagcagcaggcgTACAATgctctggacgacgacgtCAAGGCCCAGATCCAGCGGGACTCTCTGTCCTTGCTGGGACTCAAGAATCACACAATGCTGGCCTACCTCCATCACCTGGCGGTTGTGACTCTGGCACAAGTTCAGcgggtggagaaggagcagaaggaCGACGCTCTTGAAAAGGGGCGACAGGCCGCGATCCAGGGCACCGTCAAGAACCgggtggtgctggagaagggtatcaagggtctggagaGCAAGGTCAACTACCAGATTGACAAGATGCTCAAGGCATACACAcaggacaaggagcgaaaggCCGAGCGAGAAAAGCAACGGGCTGAGAAGGCGCTTCTTGGCgaagagaaggacgacgacgatgagggcgacaaggacgatagagacgacgacgatgagtCCGAATCTGAGGACGACAATCTTGCATTCAAACCCAACGTTTCCAACCTCACACGAGACAAGAATGCTCGACCAGTGCGAGATTCGCGAGGAAAGAAATCCGAGCAGGACGACGACCGAGAGTCCGCCTCCAACACCATCTACAGGCCCCCCAAGATCTCGGCTGTGGCTCCCGAGTCCAAGAGCATGCGAaagagcaagaagaagaacgcCACCATGGAAGAGTATCTAAAGtactcttcttctgcaccCATGGTCGAGCAGTCTATTGGTTCGGGTATTCTGGAGCAcggtcgaggaggagagaagacAGACCGAGACCGAAAacgagaggaggaggtccaGCGATACGAAGAAGACAACTTTGTGCGTCTGCCGGGCGCCAACAAGAAAGAACGatccaagctcaagaaggctcGAGCTGGCGCCTTCTTTGGTGAAGACtggggagttggaggagataTTGGTGAGGCCACTAAGCGAAAGCGGGGCGGCTCGTCCATGTGGGaaaagtccaagaagcgaCGATAA
- a CDS encoding ribosome biogenesis protein NSA2 (Compare to YALI0E10461g, similar to Saccharomyces cerevisiae NSA2 (YER126C); ancestral locus Anc_8.137, highly similar to DEHA0C15422g Debaryomyces hansenii): MPQNEYIEAHIKKHGRRLDHDERKRKREAREGHRISKDAQNLTGFRAKMFAKKRYAEKVAMKKKIREHEQSKVNGTPKEHNPEDGDALPTYLLDRQQPNSAKALSSSIKQKRLEKADKFSVPLPKVRGISEEEMFKVLKSGKRRNKSWKRMITKHTFVGEGFTRRPVKLERIIRPSALRQKKANVTHPELGVTVHLPILGVKKNPQSPMYTQLGVLTRGTIIEVNVSELGLVTAGGKVVWGKYAQITNEPDRDGCVNAVLLV; the protein is encoded by the coding sequence ATGCCTCAGAACGAGTATATTGAGGCTCACATTAAGAAGCATGGTCGAAGACTCGATCATGACGAGCGAAAGCGAAAGCGAGAAGCCCGAGAGGGCCACCGAATCTCCAAGGATGCCCAGAACCTGACTGGTTTCCGAGCTAAGATGTTCGCCAAGAAGCGATACGCCGAGAAGGTGGcaatgaagaagaagatccgAGAGCATGAGCAGTCCAAGGTCAACGGCACACCCAAGGAACACAACCCCGAGGATGGTGATGCTCTGCCCACGTATCTGCTGGACCGACAGCAGCCTAACTCTGCCAAGGCTCTGTCGTCTTCCATCAAGCAGAAGcgtctggagaaggccgacAAGTTCAGCGTGCCTCTGCCCAAGGTGCGAGGTATttctgaggaggagatgttCAAGGTTCTCAAGTCTGGAAAGCGACGAAACAAGAGTTGGAAGCGAATGATCACTAAGCATACCTTTGTTGGCGAGGGATTCACACGACGACCCGTCAAGCTGGAGCGAATCATCCGACCCTCTGCTCTGCgtcagaagaaggccaacgTGACCCACCCCGAGCTCGGCGTCACTGTCCACCTGCCCATTCTGGgcgtcaagaagaaccccCAGTCTCCCATGTACACTCAACTGGGTGTGCTGACCCGAGGAACCATCATCGAGGTCAACGTGTCCGAGCTTGGTCTCGTGACTGCTGGAGGTAAGGTGGTGTGGGGTAAGTACGCCCAGATCACCAACGAGCCCGATCGAGATGGCTGTGTCAATGCAGTTCTGCTGGTTTAA
- a CDS encoding uncharacterized protein (Compare to YALI0E10549g, similar to Saccharomyces cerevisiae YGR266W; ancestral locus Anc_5.39, similar to CAGL0F08481g Candida glabrata) — translation MSTLTNETSRPPVVPRGSPPLKITCGPLLRYLGMRDKAADVWRGSIMICTEDMSSDLSTTPFLTITSTNGFQNTLEAKNILSEMGISFWRWSVEIPMTNEEQKLHYRINEEAAAASFFVPALEQSMNVVFHSCNGFSMGVDPSVFNGSLWTDVMKEHEKAHYHVMLGGGDQIYCDSVKQYTEHFKEWIEAEHGHKDRIKWTPEMRDELHRFYLFHYMAWFGAGFWRGPKGSTQQTNLPLAFASIPMINIFDDHDIIDGFGSYPEKTMTGPVFGGIGRVAYKYYMLFQNQTLVDIEGGARDNLTDDVEDPSWVLGAKTGPYIHNRSRSIYARLGKSIAFHGLDCRTERKIDQIITRETYQLNFQRIEKELAAAKGEIKHLLLMIGVPMAYPRLVWLERLLTSPLLAPIRYLSRRKVVAAGLVNEFDGRVEILDDLDDHWCAQRHKKERNALVERLFELAQKYSVRITILSGDVHLAGIGRFYTKSLNPTKHHKVSVPVINDHRNMLNVISSAIVNTPPPDTMADFLNKRNKVHHFDFKTDENMVSIFPCDVDGSHRNNKRLLPRRNWCSIIELDNLQKFDPKAARIGENRRPGPMGPDFKTSGDYTTHMGGGSKSQHAGKKVEHISSKPVEEELPIEALPSSLSLALRIEIDPSKPSGDTNPYEILIPELQLRPSSGLSSKLSSKA, via the exons ATGAGT ACCCTTACCAACGAAACCAGCCGGCCTCCTGTTGTTC CTCGAGGGTCTCCCCCGCTCAAGATCACATGTGGCCCGCTGCTGCGATATCTCGGCATGCGCGACAAGGCCGCAGACGTCTGGCGAGGAAGCATCATGATCTGCACCGAAGATATGTCGTCAGAcctctccaccacccccttTCTCACAATCACGTCCACCAATGGCTTCCAAAACACTCTTGAGGCGAAAAACATCCTCTCCGAAATGGGCATCTCGTTCTGGAGATGGTCCGTGGAGATCCCCATGACCAACGAGGAGCAGAAACTGCACTACCGCATcaacgaggaggctgctgctgccagCTTCTTCGTGCCTGCTCTCGAGCAGTCCATGAACGTGGTTTTCCACTCGTGCAACGGATTCTCCATGGGTGTGGACCCCTCTGTGTTCAATGGCTCCCTCTGGACAGACGTCATGAAGGAGCACGAGAAGGCCCACTACCACGTTATGctcggaggaggagaccagATCTACTGCGACTCGGTCAAACAGTACACCGAGCACTTCAAGGAGTGGATCGAGGCCGAACATGGCCACAAGGACCGAATCAAGTGGACGCCGGAAATGAGAGACGAACTCCACCGATTCTACCTGTTCCACTACATGGCCTGGTTCGGAGCTGGATTCTGGAGAGGCCCCAAGGGCTCGACCCAGCAGACCAACCTTCCCCTTGCGTTTGCATCCATTCCCATGATCAACATTTTTGATGATCACGACATTATCGACGGTTTCGGCTCCTACCCTGAGAAAACCATGACTGGACCTGTGTTTGGAGGTATCGGACGAGTcgcctacaagtactataTGTTGTTTCAGAACCAGACGTTGGTTGACATTGAAGGAGGGGCTCGAGACAACCTGACTGACGACGTTGAGGACCCCAGTTGGGTGCTTGGAGCCAAAACAGGTCCCTACATTCACAATCGGTCTCGATCCATCTATGCTCGTCTTGGAAAGAGCATTGCCTTTCACGGTCTGGACTGCCGAACTGAACGAAAGATTGACCAGATTATCACTCGAGAGACGTACCAGCTCAACTTTCAGCGTATCGAAAAGGAGCTGGCAGCTGCCAAGGGCGAGATCAAGCATCTGCTGCTTATGATCGGTGTCCCCATGGCCTACCCGCGACTCGTCTGGCTCGAGAGACTGCTAACCTCTCCGCTGTTGGCCCCTATCAGATACCTGTCTAGACGTAAAgtcgttgctgctggtctGGTGAACGAGTTTGATGGCCGAGTGGAGATTCTTGATGATCTCGATGACCATTGGTGTGCTCAGCGAcacaagaaggagcgaaATGCGTTGGTTGAGCGTTTGTTTGAGCTTGCCCAAAAGTACTCGGTCCGAATCACGATTCTGTCTGGAGACGTGCATCTGGCTGGCATTGGACGGTTCTATACCAAGTCTTTGAACCCCACCAAGCACCACAAGGTGTCTGTCCCCGTTATCAACGACCATAGAAACATGCTGAACGTCATTTCTTCAGCTATTGTGAACACACCTCCTCCGGACACCATGGCCGACTTCCTTAACAAGCGGAACAAGGTGCATCATTTCGACTTCAAGACCGACGAGAACATGGTCTCGATTTTCCCCTGCGACGTCGATGGCTCtcacagaaacaacaagCGCCTGTTGCCCCGGCGAAACTGGTGCTCCATCATTGAGCTGGATAATCTACAAAAGTTTGATCCCAAGGCTGCTCGAATCGGCGAGAACCGACGTCCGGGTCCAATGGGGCCCGACTTTAAAACCTCCGGAGACTACACTACGCACATGGGTGGAGGATCCAAGAGTCAACATGCGGGTAAGAAGGTGGAACACATCAGCTCCAAGcctgtcgaggaggagcttcCCATCGAGGCTCTTCCATCGTCTCTTTCTTTGGCTCTGCGTATTGAGATTGATCCCAGCAAGCCCAGTGGAGACACCAACCCCTACGAGATTCTCATTCCCGAGCTTCAGCTGCGCCCGTCCAGTGGGTTGTCATCCAAGCTCAGCAGCAAGGCCTGA
- a CDS encoding uncharacterized protein (Compare to YALI0E10483g, weakly similar to uniprot|P53943 Saccharomyces cerevisiae YNL065w similarity to resistance proteins), with protein sequence MRALLNKADETFASTGGSIDIELDSIDQKLPRVSVSSDLGSGSDTAGEGDGPVSANTDDSNTNTLDVEALPATAPDDDVKFNRFTLSQKRIMTAVLAFCFFQPFLVTYAMLPAVPLIAEQFDVSGTIVTVGNAIFFLITGFSSCFFGPFSDAYGRKAALITCCIIFIVSNIGIAASPNLVSYYIFRATTAMGGTAFFSVSGSAIADIWRPEHRGKAVGACLLGSQSGMTIGPIIGGWIVTKTSWRVIFWMQAGVALANLLLVTFVLREPMATTKHQMLCAEQNKRFVWIWINPFKVLMGLRNMHLLLAGLSIVPIMYGMDCLLTPLSLVVEPRFDIKSPVVAALFYLPQGVGFLIGCYFGGMYADKTVQRWTKIRGRRVCEDRLRSQLPFVGILLPVCMLIYGWSLEKEFGGVAVPVVTMFLVGFGLSMYFPSLNAYCADSSPELGTAAAISGNYAIRNCGSAIAAASTLKAVENIGIGWTSTVAAFGFIASTIPVFILLWKGEDMRQKAVRRMMR encoded by the coding sequence ATGAGAGCCCTTCTGAACAAGGCAGACGAAACGTTCGCGTCCACTGGCGGCTCCATTGACATTGAGCTGGACAGCATTGACCAAAAGCTACCCAGAGTTTCTGTGTCCTCCGACTTGGGAAGCGGGAGTGACACGGCGGGAGAGGGAGATGGACCGGTGTCGGCAAACACTGACGACagcaacacaaacacgctGGACGTGGAAGCTCTCCCTGCCACAGCCCCCGATGACGATGTCAAGTTCAACCGGTTCACTCTGTCGCAAAAGCGGATCATGACCGCAGTTCTGGCCTTTTGTTTCTTCCAGCCCTTCCTCGTCACCTACGCCATGTTGCCTGCCGTGCCTCTGATTGCCGAGCAGTTCGACGTCAGTGGCACCATTGTCACTGTAGGTAACGCTatcttcttcctcatcaCCGGTTTCTCGTCCTGCTTCTTTGGACCCTTCAGTGATGCCTACGGACGAAAGGCCGCCCTCATCACCTGTTGCATAATCTTTATTGTCTCCAATATTGGTATTGCTGCCTCTCCCAACCTCGTTTCCTACTACATCTTCCGAGCCACTACCGCCATGGGAGGTACGGCGTTTTTCTCGGTTTCGGGCTCTGCCATTGCCGATATTTGGCGGCCTGAGCACCGAGGCAAGGCTGTGGGCGCCTGCCTTCTCGGCTCTCAATCTGGAATGACCATTGGTCCTATTATCGGTGGCTGGATCGTCACCAAGACTTCCTGGAGAGTCATCTTCTGGATGCAGGCCGGAGTTGCCCTGGCAAACCTGCTACTCGTCACCTTTGTGCTCCGGGAGCCCATGGCCACCACCAAGCACCAAATGCTATGCGCTGAGCAAAACAAGCGGTTtgtctggatctggatcAACCCCTTCAAGGTTCTCATGGGTCTCCGAAACATGCATCTTCTGCTGGCAGGTCTCTCCATTGTTCCAATCATGTACGGCATGGACTGTCTGCTGACTCCCCTTTCTCTGGTTGTCGAGCCCCGTTTCGATATCAAGTCTCCTGTCGTCGCAGCTCTCTTCTACCTGCCTCAGGGTGTGGGTTTCCTCATTGGATGCTACTTTGGAGGCATGTACGCGGACAAGACTGTTCAGCGATGGACCAAGATCCGTGGCCGACGAGTTTGCGAGGACCGACTTCGATCCCAGCTCCCTTTTGTTGGCATCTTGCTCCCCGTCTGTATGCTCATCTACGGATggtctctggagaaggagtttggaggagtggcAGTTCCGGTGGTGACCATGTTCCTGGTTGGCTTTGGACTGTCCATGTACTTTCCGTCGCTCAACGCCTACTGTGCCGACTCCAGTCCTGAGCTCggaactgctgctgctatTTCCGGCAATTACGCCATTCGAAACTGCGGCAGtgccattgctgctgcctccaCCCTCAAGGCCGTGGAGAACATTGGCATTGGTTGGACGTCGACTGTGGCTGCCTTTGGCTTCATTGCCAGCACTATTCCCGTCTTCATCCTGCTGTGGAAGGGCGAGGACATGCGTCAGAAGGCGGTCCGACGAATGATGAGATGA